The genomic region AGGAGGCACAGGAGACGCAGCAGTGAAAGTTATGATAGGGTCCACTCCATTGACTATCGCCACCGGTACCTTAGACAAGCCCAGATCCCTGTACTTGGAGGCTGCCAGGGATCCTCTCTTGAACGCTTGCCAGTGCACTAACGCTTCCCTTTCATTCAATATTTGTACTCTATATATACTTAAGTTATTTGTGTTTTTTTCTGGATCCTTCGTTATTACAATAGAAAACGTCATGTATCGGCCTGCATCCTTTGGCCAAGTCTTTGTTGCAGGCAATGCCTCCAGGTTCAGGCTCTTGTCCTCTTTGAACAAGGCCTTCTTACCCTTCGGCATGTACTTTCCCAGCTTCAGAAGTGATGGGAGAGATTTCGCTTTATCGAGAATTGTGATTGGTACCTCCCCGAAACTCGCTAGAAAGTTGTCCGCTATCCCCTCAAGGTTCTTGGTCCCAAACAACTCATAGATTCCCTCCATTGAATAGTAAACGTTAGTGAGCACTTTCCAGCCAGGATAACCCTTAACCCTGGTGAAGAGTAGCGGTGGGAGATGAGAATATGTGGCCCTTCTCCCTAGCTCGGCTATTTCCAGGTTCACATCAACCTCGTGCTCCACTTCGATAAGTTTGCCCTTGGAACGCATATTCTCTAGATAGTCTCGAAGATCCTTGAAGCCCATTGGAGTCTAAGGTCCCATAAAGTTTAAATTTTTACATACAGCGATCATGCAGGCTGGTGACATGTCGTTGGAAACAAACTAGAGGGATCCATGCGTTGTATTGAATGTGGGTTCCAAAGCGAATTGGACCAAAAAATGATCACTTGCCCAAGATGTGGGGGAATACTCGAGATATCAGTAAAGTTACCCCCTACATTCTCGTTCTCCAAGTTAAGAGGTAGAGGGGTCTGGAGATACTCCCCTGCTATAGCTGGAAATTACAAGAAGATTGTGAGTATAAGTGAAGGCGGAACACCCCTAATCAGATCAAGGGAGAACAGTGAGGTGTATTATAAGTTTGAGGGCGCAAACCCTACTGGTAGCTTCAAGGATAGGGGAATGACAGTTGCCATCAGCTCTGCAGTAAGCGAGGGATACAAGATTGTGGTTGCAGCGTCCACGGGAAACACTGCAGCCTCAGCCGCAGCTTACTCGGCGAGGGCTGGACTCAAGATTTACCTAGTTCTACCTAAGGACAAAGTTGCCATAGGTAAGTTGGCCCAATCTATCCTATATGGTGCCACGATCCTAGAGGTCGAGGGGAGTTTCGACGTCGGTATGAAGGCTGTGATGAGACTGTATAAGGACGTGGGAATAGTTTATCCGCTGAACTCATTCAATCCCTGGAGACTTGAGGGCCAGAAGACTATTGCGTATGAGATTACGGAGGAGATAGGTGTTCCCGATTACGTGTTCGTACCAGTTGGGAATGCTGGGAATATTTATGCAATTTGGAAGGGCTTTACAGAATTAAGGGATGCCGGAGTAATTGACAGGGTACCAAGAATGGTTGGAGTACAAGCTGAAGGGGCTTCGCCAATTGCCAAGGCAATTCTAAACAACCAGGACACGCCCCAGTTTGTGGAGAACCCAGAAACCGTGGCAACAGCAATCAGGATAGGGAAACCAGTAAATTGGAAGAAGGCCATGAAGGCCATCAAGGAATCGCAGGGAACTGCAATCTACGTCAGCGATAACGAGATAATGGAGGCACAGAGGGAACTGGCCAGGAAGGAGGGAATAGGGGCTGAACCGGCGTCGGTGGCCTCCTTTGCTGGATATAAGAAGGCCTTGGAACACGGACTTGTGGATAGGACAAGCAAGACCGTCATGATACTAACTGGACATGCATTAAAGGACCCCGACTCCATGATAAAATCTTCAGCTCGACGTATAATTGTAAATCCTGATCATTTAGAAAATATAATTCTAGGTGATCTGAATGTTAGTGGTTAAGATTGGCGGATCAATTCAGAAGGATGAAAGGGACTTCGAACTCATAGCCAACAGGATAAGCCAATACTCATCGAGGGATAGGACCATTGTGGTAACCTCGGCCCTCAAGGGAGTGACCAACAGCTTGATTGAAGCCACGGAGAATAGGGATAAGGCGGTGGAAATAGTTAGCGAGATATATGATAGACACGTCAAGCTCTTGTCCAAGATTGTGGACGGACCTGAATTTGACAATGCGTTCAAGTCCATATCGAAGCTGGCGGACGAGCTATTCAGGATAGCTTGGTCCATCAAGGTGCTCGATGAGATATCGGCGAGAGTGAGGGATTACATCCTCTCCTTTGGTGAAAGGATGGCTAGCGTAACCTTAGGGGCCATGTTAAGAAGCAGGAAAATGGACGCTCAATCCTACCCAGAACCATTACTTGTAACGGATGACTCGTTCGGAGAGGCCAACGTTATAGAAGATCTCTCCGCCATGGAGGCAAGGAAGGTCCTAGATATTCCATCTAAGATTGTTGTGGTTCCAGGTTTCATAGGCAAGACCCCAACGGAGAGATACACTACTGTTGGGAGGGGAGGAAGCGACTATACTGCTACTCTTCTCGGTAAGTTACTAGGATTTCCAGAGGTTAGGCTAGTAACCGAGGTTCCAGGTATCATGACTGCAGATCCTAGGAAGTTCCCCGGGGCCAAGACCATATCTAGGCTCTCCCTAGAGGAGGCCATGGAGCTGGCGCAAATGGGTGCCAAGAGGCTCCATCCAAGAACTTTCGAGCCCATGTTCGATAGGGATATAAGGGTTTACATAGAGGGGCTCTACGACGAGGGTTATACCCTGGTCCAGGGAACGTGCGACTCGTCAGATAAATTGAAGGGAATAGCGGTTCTCGACGACTTAAAGCTAATCTCCGTGGAGAGCACTAACATTGTGGGGAAGATAGGTTCGGCAGCTAGGGTAATGGAAAAGGCTAGAGAGGCGGGAGTTAACATCATTTCGTTATCTCAGCCAGCCTCAGAGACCACCATTCACATCGTGGTTGACTCCAAGAACGCAGAAAGGCTATCCTCTCGGCTACAGGAGCTAAGGGATGTGGATAGCATTAACGTCCAAGACGCGAGTGCAGTAAGCGTTGTGGGATGTGGGCTAAGGAACAAGGAGCTATTCAGGGAAGTGTTGAGGGAGGCTTCGTCCTTTGAGGTGGCGTCCATATCCAGGGGACTTAGGAATGTGAGCGCTACATTTGTGGTGAAAAAAGATGAAGGTTTTAATCTTGCTAAAGACTTACATGAGGTTGTTGTAAAATGGATAAACTGAAGGTATCTCTTCTGGGAGCCACGGGGATGGTAGGGCAAAAGATGGTTAGGTTGCTCTCCTCTCATCCCTACATAGAACTCACCAAGGTTAGCGCTTCCCCGGGCAAGATAGGGAAAAGATACATTGAGGCAGTGAAGTGGGTTGAGGGTGGAGAGGTACCAGAGCAGGCTAGGGACCTCAAGATAGTGTCTACCGAGCCAGAGGATCACAAAGACGTAGACGTTGTCCTTTCGGCCTTACCCAATGAGCTAGCTGAGGGGATAGAGCTCAAACTTGTTAGGGAAGGGATAACCGTGGTGTCGAATGCAAGTCCATTCAGAATGGACCCAGAGGTTCCACTAATAAATCCCGAGGTAAACTGGGATCATCTGAAGCTTCTCGAAACCCAAAGACAGAAGAGGGGTTGGAAGGGCCTTCTTGTAAAGAACCCCAATTGTACTGCTGCCATAATGAGCATGCCGATCAAACCCCTTCTTAAGTACCGCTTAAATCACATGATCATAACCACCCTCCAGGCGGTAAGCGGTGCAGGATATAACGGTCTTTCCTTCATGTCAATCACAAACAACGTTATACCCTTCATAAAGGGGGAGGAGGAAAAGATCCCTAAGGAATCCGGGAAGATGCTTGGGACACTAGTAAACGACTCGATCCGCCACGTGGAGCTCAAAGCATTGGTAACCTCCACGAGGGTTCCGGTCAAGGTGGGACATATGGGGGTAATGTACCTGTTCTTTGACTCCCCGGTTAATGCTGAGGAGGTTAAGAGGGATCTTTCCTCTTTCAAATCCTTACCCCAAGAGAGGAACTTACCCACTGC from Metallosphaera sedula DSM 5348 harbors:
- the thrC gene encoding threonine synthase, which encodes MRCIECGFQSELDQKMITCPRCGGILEISVKLPPTFSFSKLRGRGVWRYSPAIAGNYKKIVSISEGGTPLIRSRENSEVYYKFEGANPTGSFKDRGMTVAISSAVSEGYKIVVAASTGNTAASAAAYSARAGLKIYLVLPKDKVAIGKLAQSILYGATILEVEGSFDVGMKAVMRLYKDVGIVYPLNSFNPWRLEGQKTIAYEITEEIGVPDYVFVPVGNAGNIYAIWKGFTELRDAGVIDRVPRMVGVQAEGASPIAKAILNNQDTPQFVENPETVATAIRIGKPVNWKKAMKAIKESQGTAIYVSDNEIMEAQRELARKEGIGAEPASVASFAGYKKALEHGLVDRTSKTVMILTGHALKDPDSMIKSSARRIIVNPDHLENIILGDLNVSG
- a CDS encoding aspartate kinase: MLVVKIGGSIQKDERDFELIANRISQYSSRDRTIVVTSALKGVTNSLIEATENRDKAVEIVSEIYDRHVKLLSKIVDGPEFDNAFKSISKLADELFRIAWSIKVLDEISARVRDYILSFGERMASVTLGAMLRSRKMDAQSYPEPLLVTDDSFGEANVIEDLSAMEARKVLDIPSKIVVVPGFIGKTPTERYTTVGRGGSDYTATLLGKLLGFPEVRLVTEVPGIMTADPRKFPGAKTISRLSLEEAMELAQMGAKRLHPRTFEPMFDRDIRVYIEGLYDEGYTLVQGTCDSSDKLKGIAVLDDLKLISVESTNIVGKIGSAARVMEKAREAGVNIISLSQPASETTIHIVVDSKNAERLSSRLQELRDVDSINVQDASAVSVVGCGLRNKELFREVLREASSFEVASISRGLRNVSATFVVKKDEGFNLAKDLHEVVVKWIN
- the asd gene encoding aspartate-semialdehyde dehydrogenase, producing MDKLKVSLLGATGMVGQKMVRLLSSHPYIELTKVSASPGKIGKRYIEAVKWVEGGEVPEQARDLKIVSTEPEDHKDVDVVLSALPNELAEGIELKLVREGITVVSNASPFRMDPEVPLINPEVNWDHLKLLETQRQKRGWKGLLVKNPNCTAAIMSMPIKPLLKYRLNHMIITTLQAVSGAGYNGLSFMSITNNVIPFIKGEEEKIPKESGKMLGTLVNDSIRHVELKALVTSTRVPVKVGHMGVMYLFFDSPVNAEEVKRDLSSFKSLPQERNLPTAPKTPIRVLEGEDRPQPEIDVSAERGMAISVGRVKNENGALRMVVLGDNLVRGAAGITILTLEVMKELGYV